A segment of the bacterium genome:
GGGCGTCGAGGGGGATTCGGGTTATATGCTCGTGTTGGGAAAGCCACGCTAAGTCGTCCAGTAATTCTTTACATAAGGTTTCCAACGCCCGGCGTTTATAGTCTACCGTCCAGTCGTCGGCCTTTTGGATCATATCCAGCGTGGGGTAACGTTTGGGTAGCGCCGCGTGCCCCCGACCCTCGTCTTTGACCTCCCATATGACGAGTTCTTGCATATTCCAGGTTACGAAGTATTTAACGTGAAGGGCGTTCGCTTTAACGCGGGCGTTTTCCAGTAGGGCGGAATCGTGTACAGCCGTTTCCGGCGTTTTTAGTTCGAATAAACAAAAAGCTAACTTCGCTTCGCGGTTGAGCCATAAGACGACGTCGATAAATAAATGCGTATCTTCGACCGCGATCGATACGTCATTTGTTGCGTTTTCGAATGGGTAATTACCCGCTTGGAAATACCCGTTAAGCCATGACGTTAATTGGCTTCGGAATTCGTTTTCGGTGGCGCTAATATCGGCCATTCTAAATCACACCACTACCTCGTAGTCGCAATACAGGCACCGGTAGCGCTTGCCCTCGCCCAGCTCGCCGAAGAGCGACTCGGTTTTATCCAGTATCGGCGTGTAGGAGTTTTTTAAATATTTTTCCGAGGCCGTGATGCAGCGCGGGTTGGGGCAGGGGAGCTCGAGCTCCTCGCCGCGGACCTCTTTGTAGGGTATATCTTTATCCACCAGGCCCAGCAGGACCGCGATGAGCGCCATCCGCGCCGGCACGCCGTAGCGCATCTGCTCGAAGTACCGCGCCCGGGCGTCGTCGTCCACCGCCGGCGGAATCTCGTCCACCCGCGGCAGCGGGTGCAGCACCAGCGAGCCCTCGGGCATCCGCTCGACGACCCGCTTGTCCACCACGTACGAGCCCTTGACCTTGAGGTAGTCGTCCGAGGAGAAGAAGCGCTCCTGCTGGATGCGCGTCACGTAGAGGACGTCGGCGCCTCGAGCGGCGGCCGCCAGGTCGTCCGTCTCCTCCACCGCCGTCCCCAGCTCCGCCCGGAGCCGCCGCGCGACGTGGGGCGGGAGCTCGAGCCCCTCCGGCGCGACGCACACCAGCTGCGGCTTGAACGGCGCCAGCGCCAGCGCTAGCGAGCTCGCCGTCCGGCCGTAGCGCAGGTCGCCCGCCAGCACCACGCTCAGGTTCTCCAGCCGGCCCAGCTCGCGCCTTATCGTCAACAGGTCGAGCAGCGTCTGCGTGGGGTGGAGGTGGCCGCCGTCGCCGGCGTTTATAACGGGGACTTCCGAGTAGAACGAGCAGGCCAGCGCCGCCCCCTCCGCCGGGTGGCGGAGGGCGATGACGTCGGCGTACTTGTCGACCGTTCGGATGGTGTCGGCCAGCGACTCCCCCTTGGCGACGGAGGAGGCCGCGGCGTCGGCGAACCCCAGCGCCCGGCCGCCCAGCCGCTGCATCGCGGACTCGAGCGAAAGGCGCGTCCGCGTCGACGGCTCGTAGAAAAGGGTGGCCAGGATCTTACCGGCGGCGATGTCCGTTCCGTCGCGCGCGAGCGGTACCATCTCGTCGGCCACGTCCAGCAGCGCCGTCAGGCTCTGCTTGGAAAGCCGCGATATATCGACGAAATGCTTCATATCGACTTAGGCGGTCTCGGCCGTCTCCGCCAGGCGGCCGTCCCGCACGACGGGCCGGCCGTCCACCAGCACCGTATCCACCCGGCCCCGCACGGCCCACCCTTCGAACGGCGTGTTCTTCCCTTTGGAGTAAAACGACGCCGCGCGTATCGTGTCTTGTGCTTCCGGGTCGAAGACGGTGACGTCGCCTCGGGCCCCCGGCGCCAGCGTCCCGCGGCCCTCCAGCTCGAGCCGCCGCGCCGGGTTGCCCGACATCAATTCTACCATACGCTCGAGCGAAATTACACCCGGAAGGACCAGGTAGGTGTATATCAAACGGAGCGCCGTCTCCAGGCCCACGACGCCGAAGGGCGCCCGGGCGAATTCCTTGTCCTTCTCCGCGGCGGTGTGGGGCGCGTGGTCGGTGGCGACGCAGTCCACGGTTCCGTCGGCGACGGCGGCCAGTATCGCCCGGCGGTCCTCTTCGTCCCGCAGCGGCGGGTTCATCTTGGCGTTGGCGTCGAACGACTCGGCCGCGTCGGCGGTCAGCAACAGATAGTGCGGCGTGGTCTCGCAGGTTACGTCCAGTCCCCGGGCCTTGGCGCCGCGGATGTGCGCCAACGAGGCGGCGGCGCTCACGTGCGCCACGTGGAGCTTGCCGCCCGCCTGCCGCAGCAGCGCGAGGTCGCGGGCGACCATCACCTCCTCGGCCTCCGGGGGGATGCCCGGCAGACCCGTCCGACTCGAGACCGGTCCCTCCGTCACGGCGCCGCCCGCCGACAGGGCGTAGTCCTCCGAGTGGGCGATGAGGGGCAGGCCGAAGTCGGTGGCGTAGCGCAAGGCCGCGACCATGACGTCGCTCGATACCACCGGTACGCCGTCGTCGGAGAGCGCGACGACGCCGGCCTCCTTCAGTCTGCCGATCTCCGACAATCTGCCGTAGCCCCGCAGGCCCTCGGTGACCGAGCCGACGGGGAAGACGTGGGCGAAGGCCGCGGCCTCGGCGCGCGAGTGCACGAACTCCACCACCGTCGGGTTGTCCATCACCAGGAAGGTGTTGGCCTTGGCGCACACCGACGTGAAGCCGCCCATGACCGCGGCCCGCGTGCCGGAGGCGATGGTCTCCTTGTCCTCGCGGCCGGGCTCGCGGAGGTGGACGTGCATGTCGATGAGGCCCGGGAAGACGTACTTGCCCGCGGCGTCGACGACGACCGCCCCGGGCGGTGTTTTGAGGGCCGCGCCCCGGGCGGCGACGCGGCCGTCCTCGATTAATATATCCTCGTCGGCGGTGCCGCCCGCCGGGTCGACGACGCGGCCGCCGGCGATTAAAACGGCTCGTTGCTCAGGAGGCGTGGCCATTTCGTTGATTATACATTAATAGGCCGAACATTTCAAACGGCCGACCCGTCGTGGGTCGTTGGGCGTCAAAGGCGTAAGGTTAAAACTCGTACGGCTTCGCGACGTACGCTCGTATCTTGAGGTCGAAGAATTTGTTCGACGGGACGGCGCGAACGACCGCGGCGGTGTCGGCGCCGCGGCCTGTCCCCGCGACGCACAGTACGTCTTCGGGCGGAACCAGGCTGGCGTCGGCCGCCATCATCGCTATCTCGGCGCACACCTTCGTCCCCTCGCCCAGGACGCGCAGCGCCGACGCCACCAGCGTCTCCTGGTCGCCGCCCGTCTTATCGCGGATGGCGCGGCCCAGGCTGCGGAATACCATCGTGCCGGTGAGGACGCGCGTCCCCCCGGCCTCCAGTTCGGCGCGGAGCTCGGCGGGGAACTTCTGCTCGCCCTCCTCGCCGAAGCCGGTGTTGTGCGTTACGACGACGAGTTGGACGTCGCCGC
Coding sequences within it:
- the pyrB gene encoding aspartate carbamoyltransferase produces the protein MKHFVDISRLSKQSLTALLDVADEMVPLARDGTDIAAGKILATLFYEPSTRTRLSLESAMQRLGGRALGFADAAASSVAKGESLADTIRTVDKYADVIALRHPAEGAALACSFYSEVPVINAGDGGHLHPTQTLLDLLTIRRELGRLENLSVVLAGDLRYGRTASSLALALAPFKPQLVCVAPEGLELPPHVARRLRAELGTAVEETDDLAAAARGADVLYVTRIQQERFFSSDDYLKVKGSYVVDKRVVERMPEGSLVLHPLPRVDEIPPAVDDDARARYFEQMRYGVPARMALIAVLLGLVDKDIPYKEVRGEELELPCPNPRCITASEKYLKNSYTPILDKTESLFGELGEGKRYRCLYCDYEVVV
- a CDS encoding dihydroorotase, which gives rise to MATPPEQRAVLIAGGRVVDPAGGTADEDILIEDGRVAARGAALKTPPGAVVVDAAGKYVFPGLIDMHVHLREPGREDKETIASGTRAAVMGGFTSVCAKANTFLVMDNPTVVEFVHSRAEAAAFAHVFPVGSVTEGLRGYGRLSEIGRLKEAGVVALSDDGVPVVSSDVMVAALRYATDFGLPLIAHSEDYALSAGGAVTEGPVSSRTGLPGIPPEAEEVMVARDLALLRQAGGKLHVAHVSAAASLAHIRGAKARGLDVTCETTPHYLLLTADAAESFDANAKMNPPLRDEEDRRAILAAVADGTVDCVATDHAPHTAAEKDKEFARAPFGVVGLETALRLIYTYLVLPGVISLERMVELMSGNPARRLELEGRGTLAPGARGDVTVFDPEAQDTIRAASFYSKGKNTPFEGWAVRGRVDTVLVDGRPVVRDGRLAETAETA